A genome region from Erigeron canadensis isolate Cc75 chromosome 3, C_canadensis_v1, whole genome shotgun sequence includes the following:
- the LOC122592461 gene encoding fatty-acid-binding protein 3, chloroplastic isoform X1: MTALGIGAIPRSMWLLPHNKFVFPNPNSNTRNTAHFPERIRIPSNNVSLQKFTASFSTKAAAFSVGKTEYAEEPATNVKFQTLLNLPGCSSSLSLIGTGFREKVFAIIGVKVYAAGLYLDPAILDNLQEWKGRTASDIQDDSSLFDLIYQAPLEKSLQIVLVRDVDGKTFWDALDEAISPRIKSPTSVDQTALATFRGIFQGRPLKKGTSIFLTWVDPSKMLIHLSAEGIPSASEATIESQNVTLSLFDVFFGRAPVSPTLKASVSKGLASTLK, encoded by the exons ATGACGGCATTAGGCATTGGAGCAATTCCCAGATCAATGTGGCTTCTGCCACACAACAAATTTGTATTTCCAAATCCAAATTCAAACACTAGAAATACTGCACATTTTCCTGAAAGAATCAGAATTCCATCAAACAATGTCTCTTTGCAAAAGTTTACAGCTTCATTTTCCACAAAGGCTGCTGCTTTTTCAG TAGGAAAAACAGAATATGCAGAAGAGCCTGCTACTAATGTAAAATTTCAGACATTATTGAATCTTCCTGGTTGCTCAAGTTCATTATCTTTGATTGGAACAG GATTCAGAGAAAAGGTTTTTGCGATAATTGGCGTTAAGGTCTATGCGGCTGGGCTTTACCTGGATCCTGCTATCTTGGATAACTTACAGGAATGGAAAGGACGAACGGCATCTGATATTCAAGACGATTCGTCTTTGTTTGACTTAATTTATCAGG CTCCTCTAGAGAAATCATTACAAATAGTTCTAGTGAGAGATGTTGATGGAAAAACATTCTGGGATGCATTAGATGAAGCCATATCGCCAAGAATTAAATCGCCCACTTCTGTTGACCAAACAGCTCTAGCTACATTCCGTGGTATCTTTCAAGGACGGCCATTAAAGAAGGGAACTTCCATATTCTTAACTTGGGTTGACCCCTCCAAAATGCTG ATTCACTTATCAGCCGAAGGGATTCCATCGGCTTCAGAAGCTACAATTGAGTCACAAAATGTGACACTCTCTTTATTTGACGTGTTTTTTGGACGGGCTCCCGTTTCTCCTACCTTAAAAGCTTCAGTTAGCAAGGGCTTGGCTTCAACTCTAAAATGA
- the LOC122592461 gene encoding fatty-acid-binding protein 3, chloroplastic isoform X2: MTALGIGAIPRSMWLLPHNKFVFPNPNSNTRNTAHFPERIRIPSNNVSLQKFTASFSTKAAAFSGKTEYAEEPATNVKFQTLLNLPGCSSSLSLIGTGFREKVFAIIGVKVYAAGLYLDPAILDNLQEWKGRTASDIQDDSSLFDLIYQAPLEKSLQIVLVRDVDGKTFWDALDEAISPRIKSPTSVDQTALATFRGIFQGRPLKKGTSIFLTWVDPSKMLIHLSAEGIPSASEATIESQNVTLSLFDVFFGRAPVSPTLKASVSKGLASTLK, from the exons ATGACGGCATTAGGCATTGGAGCAATTCCCAGATCAATGTGGCTTCTGCCACACAACAAATTTGTATTTCCAAATCCAAATTCAAACACTAGAAATACTGCACATTTTCCTGAAAGAATCAGAATTCCATCAAACAATGTCTCTTTGCAAAAGTTTACAGCTTCATTTTCCACAAAGGCTGCTGCTTTTTCAG GAAAAACAGAATATGCAGAAGAGCCTGCTACTAATGTAAAATTTCAGACATTATTGAATCTTCCTGGTTGCTCAAGTTCATTATCTTTGATTGGAACAG GATTCAGAGAAAAGGTTTTTGCGATAATTGGCGTTAAGGTCTATGCGGCTGGGCTTTACCTGGATCCTGCTATCTTGGATAACTTACAGGAATGGAAAGGACGAACGGCATCTGATATTCAAGACGATTCGTCTTTGTTTGACTTAATTTATCAGG CTCCTCTAGAGAAATCATTACAAATAGTTCTAGTGAGAGATGTTGATGGAAAAACATTCTGGGATGCATTAGATGAAGCCATATCGCCAAGAATTAAATCGCCCACTTCTGTTGACCAAACAGCTCTAGCTACATTCCGTGGTATCTTTCAAGGACGGCCATTAAAGAAGGGAACTTCCATATTCTTAACTTGGGTTGACCCCTCCAAAATGCTG ATTCACTTATCAGCCGAAGGGATTCCATCGGCTTCAGAAGCTACAATTGAGTCACAAAATGTGACACTCTCTTTATTTGACGTGTTTTTTGGACGGGCTCCCGTTTCTCCTACCTTAAAAGCTTCAGTTAGCAAGGGCTTGGCTTCAACTCTAAAATGA